The Musa acuminata AAA Group cultivar baxijiao chromosome BXJ1-3, Cavendish_Baxijiao_AAA, whole genome shotgun sequence genome window below encodes:
- the LOC135622515 gene encoding CBL-interacting protein kinase 6-like encodes MEDVPPPSQSSEGRSVLHGRYELGRVIGQGTFGKVHLARNLLTGKSVAIKVVGKEKVIQVGMMEQVKREISVMKMVRHPNIVELYEVMATRSKIYFVMELVRGGELFAKVARSGRLREDAARNYFRQLVSAIDFCHGRGVYHRDLKLENLLLDDQGNLKIADFGLSAFAEHVRPDGLLHTACGTPAYVAPEVFGKKGYDGAKADLWSCGVILFVLLAGFLPFHDENILAMYKKIRRGDFRCPPWFSSDARRLITKLLDPIPSTRITVGKLMEIPWFKKSSVPKGVPAPAAVGENGDREWAKKDGEEPETLNAFHLISFSDGFDLSPLFVGGERREEEMRFATREPASVVVSRLEGVAAITAGKYRVTKSSMTGVRLEGEQRGRKGKLAIAAQIFAVAPSVLVVAVKKDGGDTLEYQRFCSDELRPALKDIMLASSSDGQAAAP; translated from the coding sequence ATGGAGGACGTGCCACCGCCCTCGCAGTCTTCGGAAGGCCGCAGCGTCCTGCACGGCCGGTACGAGCTCGGCCGGGTCATAGGACAGGGCACCTTCGGGAAGGTGCACCTCGCGCGGAATCTCCTCACTGGCAAGAGCGTGGCGATAAAGGTGGTGGGCAAGGAGAAGGTGATCCAGGTGGGCATGATGGAGCAGGTGAAGCGCGAGATCTCGGTGATGAAGATGGTCCGCCACCCCAACATCGTGGAGCTCTATGAAGTTATGGCCACCCGTTCCAAGATCTACTTCGTCATGGAGCTCGTCCGCGGCGGTGAGCTCTTCGCCAAGGTTGCCCGCTCCGGCCGCCTTCGGGAGGACGCCGCCCGCAACTACTTCCGCCAGCTCGTCTCCGCCATCGACTTCTGCCACGGTCGCGGCGTGTACCACCGGGACCTCAAGCTGGAGAACCTCCTGTTGGATGATCAGGGCAACCTCAAGATTGCCGATTTCGGACTCAGCGCGTTCGCCGAGCACGTCCGGCCCGACGGGCTCCTCCACACTGCCTGCGGTACGCCGGCTTACGTCGCCCCGGAGGTGTTCGGCAAGAAGGGCTACGACGGTGCGAAGGCCGATCTCTGGTCCTGCGGCGTCATCCTCTTCGTTCTCCTCGCAGGGTTTCTGCCGTTCCACGATGAGAACATCCTCGCCATGTACAAGAAGATTCGGCGCGGCGACTTCCGGTGCCCTCCGTGGTTCTCGTCGGACGCCCGAAGGCTCATCACCAAGCTACTCGACCCAATCCCCAGCACGAGAATCACCGTCGGCAAGCTCATGGAGATCCCGTGGTTCAAGAAGTCTTCGGTGCCGAAAGGGGTGCCTGCGCCGGCGGCCGTGGGGGAGAACGGAGACAGAGAATGGGCGAAGAAAGACGGAGAGGAGCCGGAGACGCTGAACGCGTTCCATCTGATATCGTTCTCGGACGGGTTCGATCTCTCGCCGCTGTTTGTGGGAGGcgaaaggagggaggaggagatgcGGTTCGCGACAAGGGAGCCGGCCAGCGTGGTAGTGTCGCGGCTGGAGGGCGTGGCTGCGATAACGGCAGGGAAGTACCGGGTGACGAAGAGCAGCATGACGGGGGTGAGGCTGGAGGGGGAGCAGCGGGGAAGGAAGGGGAAGCTGGCAATAGCCGCGCAGATCTTCGCGGTGGCTCCGTCGGTGCTCGTGGTGGCGGTCAAGAAGGACGGCGGCGACACCCTCGAGTACCAAAGGTTCTGCAGCGACGAACTCCGCCCTGCGCTCAAGGACATCATGTTGGCTTCATCATCCGACGGTCAGGCCGCTGCACCCTGA